One region of Primulina tabacum isolate GXHZ01 chromosome 1, ASM2559414v2, whole genome shotgun sequence genomic DNA includes:
- the LOC142544889 gene encoding patellin-4-like: protein MPEERSDEDPSSEESELESSDKEECDPAYSIVEMKRSRKEALLEFRCRVEDAIRGNYLFGLKRGIFFSQEDAKKGDLKDIKLWGVPLLPSENHEGINIILMKFLKAKNYKVHEAFTLLRRTLKWRIDFNADKILEENLRPEPDYLWFSNGMDKEGRPLCYNVLGKKSKKKFSSNGERFKAFLRWRVQCVERGIQNLHFRPGGEDSIIQIIDLKNAPGTAVKEVMLICKKMMALLHDHYPGMVYKNLIINVPAWFMALHALNLRLISQRSKNKFVFVKPSKVTESLLKYATPENIVVEYGGLKRENDTEFSTNDKVLEQNIRANTTDQIQIPITEVEVTLTWDVTVVGYDVTYKEEFIPDDDCSYMILLQKEKKMGATVRNSFHIREPGKIVITIVNGSFTKKKVFYRYKSKPSVPMYMFLK from the exons ATGCCGGAGGAAAGATCCGATGAAGATCCTAGCAGTGAAGAAAGCGAGCTGGAATCATCTGATAAAGAAGAATGTGATCCAGCCTATTCCATTGTTGAAATGAAAAGATCACGAAAGGAGGCCTTGCTTGAATTTCGATGCAGGGTGGAGGATGCAATTCGTGGAAACTATCTGTTTGGCCTGAAAAGGGGGATTTTTTTCTCCCAAGAAGATGCCAAGAAAGGAGATTTGAAGGACATTAAGCTATGGGGTGTCCCTTTATTGCCTAGTGAAAATCACGAGGGGATAAATATCATTCTGATGAAATTCTTGAAAGCAAAGAATTACAAGGTGCACGAGGCATTCACTTTACTGCGCAGGACCCTGAAATGGCGTATAGATTTTAATGCAGATAAAATTCTCGAAGAGAATTTAAGGCCTGAGCCTGATTATTTGTGGTTCAGCAATGGTATGGATAAAGAGGGCCGCCCTTTGTGTTACAATGTGTTGGGCAagaaatcaaagaagaaattctcGAGCAATGGTGAGAGATTCAAAGCTTTCTTGAGGTGGAGGGTTCAGTGCGTTGAAAGAGGGATTCAGAATCTCCATTTTAGGCCTGGTGGAGAGGATTCGattattcagattattgatTTGAAGAATGCTCCTGGAACTGCAGTCAAGGAGGTCATGCTGATTTGCAAGAAAATGATGGCCCTGCTTCATGATCATTATCCTGGAATGGTCTACAAAAAT TTAATCATAAATGTTCCAGCTTGGTTTATGGCTCTACATGCTCTAAACTTACGGCTCATCTCACAACGAAGCAAGAACAAGTTCGTTTTTGTGAAGCCATCAAAAGTTACAGAATCCCTTCTCaa ATATGCCACCCCAGAAAACATAGTAGTTGAATATGGTGGCCTGAAAAGAGAGAATGACACTGAATTCTCCACAAATGATAAAGTTCTTGAACAAAATATCAGAGCAAATACGACGGACCAAATTCAGATACCAATCACTGAG GTCGAAGTTACGTTGACATGGGACGTAACGGTGGTCGGATATGATGTGACCTACAAAGAGGAATTCATACCAGATGATGATTGTTCATACATGATCTTGCTTCAAAAGGAGAAGAAAATGGGGGCGACTGTGAGAAATTCCTTTCACATTAGAGAGCCTGGGAAAATAGTGATAACTATAGTTAATGGTTCATTCACAAAAAAGAAGGTGTTCTATAGGTACAAGAGCAAGCCTAGTGTGCCTATGTATATGTTCCTTAAATGA